In Acidimicrobiales bacterium, a single window of DNA contains:
- a CDS encoding VOC family protein produces the protein MSTETTGEPLSEQHHDQEAPRWRGINHLALITDDMDATVRFYDGVLGARLVADLGTRSFRHYFFEFGAGNTVAFFEYQGVKLETFAKPAGIPDPRAIQFDHLSFNLPDETALLALRDRLKAAACEVTDLVDHGFLRSIYFTDPNGIALEASYWVTDPTGRAADYADEGLFADPDPVPAVRELRSEGRVRSVPSTRLA, from the coding sequence ATGAGCACCGAAACCACGGGGGAGCCGCTGTCCGAGCAGCACCACGATCAGGAGGCCCCGCGTTGGCGGGGCATCAACCACCTGGCGCTGATCACCGATGACATGGACGCGACCGTGCGCTTCTATGACGGGGTGCTCGGCGCCCGACTGGTGGCCGATCTGGGTACCCGCTCGTTCCGCCACTATTTCTTCGAGTTCGGGGCCGGCAACACGGTCGCGTTCTTCGAGTACCAGGGAGTGAAGCTGGAGACGTTCGCCAAGCCGGCGGGGATCCCCGATCCCCGGGCCATCCAGTTCGACCACCTGTCGTTCAACCTGCCCGACGAGACCGCCCTGCTGGCCCTCCGGGACCGGCTGAAGGCCGCCGCTTGCGAGGTGACCGACCTGGTGGATCACGGCTTCCTCCGGTCGATCTACTTCACCGACCCGAACGGGATCGCCCTCGAAGCCTCGTACTGGGTGACCGACCCGACGGGACGGGCCGCCGACTACGCCGACGAGGGGCTCTTCGCCGACCCCGATCCGGTCCCTGCCGTGCGCGAGCTGCGGTCCGAGGGCCGGGTGCGGTCGGTCCCCTCCACCCGCCTCGCCTGA